A DNA window from Paralichthys olivaceus isolate ysfri-2021 chromosome 3, ASM2471397v2, whole genome shotgun sequence contains the following coding sequences:
- the ghrhrl gene encoding growth hormone releasing hormone receptor, like: protein MQSDWGKHHAGGSRGHCTVNMTCLLITGMFLTLCLAPTALSSLHPECEFIFQLEREERHCLQYIATQANRSQEGCRPFWDAVVCWPHAVIGDTVHRGCPAVFSLFRNNTGSVSRNCTSQGWSGPFPSYHVACSVDDDFPETEESYFATVKLIYTVGYSVSLAVLTVAVLILLLFRRLRCARNFIHIQLFITFILKSTAVFIKDATLFSSDDINHCTLSTFACKASVVFCHYCVMANFFWLLVEALYLNSLLLSSFYQSRRCLWGFSLLGWGVPVLFILLWIGSRLYFEDTECWDINEESPYWWIIKGPIVVSIAVNFMLFMNIIRILIQKLNPRLIQFNNSSQYRRLTKSTLLLIPLFGTHYMFFNFLPDYFSVNLRLCIELCMGSFQGLLVAILYCFLNQEVQKEVHMQWLRWQERSYGVVSPAAKGSQMDTPF from the exons ATGCAGTCTGACTGGGGGAAGCACCACGCCGGAGGGAGCCGAGGGCACTGCACCGTTAACATGACCTGTCTCCTCATCACAGGGATGTTTCTCACTCTGTGTTTGGCTCCAACT GCTTTATCGAGCCTGCATCCAGAGTGTGAGTTCATATtccagctggagagagaggagcgccACTGCCTTCAGTACATTGCAACACAGGCCAACAGGAGCCAGGAAG GTTGTCGTCCATTCTGGGATGCAGTCGTCTGCTGGCCTCATGCAGTCATTGGAGATACGGTCCACAGAGGTTGTCCTGCAGTCTTCTCCCTCTTCAGAAACAACACAG GTTCAGTGAGTCGTAACTGCACCAGCCAAGGTTGGTCCGGGCCCTTCCCATCGTACCACGTTGCCTGCAGCGTGGATGATGACTTCCCTGAG ACAGAGGAGTCATACTTTGCCACTGTGAAGCTGATCTACACTGTTGGCTACAGCGTTTCTCTAGCGGTGCTGACTGTGGCCGTGTTGATCCTGTTACTCTTCAG GAGGCTTCGTTGTGCCAGGAACTTCATTCACATCCAGCTTTTTATTACCTTTATCCTTAAATCTACGGCGGTGTTCATAAAGGATGCTACACTATTCTCAAGTGATGACATCAACCACTGCACACTTTCCACA TTCGCCTGTAAGGCCTCTGTGGTCTTCTGTCACTACTGTGTAATGGCTAATTTTTTCTGGCTCCTGGTGGAGGCGCTCTACCTCAActccctgctgctctcctccttcTATCAAAGCCGGCGCTGTCTGTGGGGCTTCAGCCTGCTGGGATGGG GCGTACCTgtgctcttcatcctcctgtgGATTGGATCCAGGCTGTATTTCGAAGACACAGA ATGTTGGGACATCAACGAGGAGTCGCCCTATTGGTGGATCATCAAGGGACCAATTGTTGTGTCTATAGCG GTCAATTTTATGCTCTTCATGAACATCATCAGAATCCTAATACAGAAGCTGAATCCTCGGCTGATCCAGTTCAACAACTCCTCTCAGTACAG ACGTCTGACGAAgtccaccctcctcctcatccctttGTTCGGGACTCACTACATGTTCTTCAATTTTCTACCTGACTACTTCAGTGTTAACCTGCGGCTCTGTATTGAGCTCTGCATGGGATCCTTCCAG GGGCTGCTTGTCGCAATTCTCTATTGCTTTCTAAACCAAGAG
- the LOC138407205 gene encoding uncharacterized protein, whose amino-acid sequence MSSRGLSGDSSAASVAQTPDIEVGDVLQSSSTSYLVLDFIGEGTFGKITASRNLSTDEEVAVKILKKDTKSAQGTKHEVAMLNLIRGLDVDRTNMVRFYEEFQHMEKTCLVFERLDLSLFDLILQRDCQPLPLYEIRPVAKQLLVALDALKVLGVLHADIKPDNIMFINMQDQPLRVKLIDFGCALIASKVKVGMYIQPYGYRLDLYQLFICQLGSGSSDLKPVFKSKSEATEMEDHTEFVSLLGELLNVDRDERISPHQALQKPFIMSNLREDVDSGECPTTSQTEMRVCPTKDSLHCLTTDSGYDKVSGDSVENLHCTAPSCLPLQPMTPVTSPALLSRDTTRSSPSIEEVSPWCMEEAVDVPAAATASSGGYRKLLRRIWKFFSNLTSCCRPKVED is encoded by the exons ATGTCATCGAGGGGACTTTCAGGAGATTCATCTGCGGCCTCAG ttgcaCAGACACCTGACATTGAGGTCGGCGATGTGCTTCAGAGCAGCTCTACCTCCTATTTAGTCCTGGACTTTATAGGGGAAGGCACCTTTGGCAAAATCACAGCATCCCGAAACCTCTCGACAGATGAGGAGGTGGCTGTAAAAATtctaaagaaagacacaaagtcTGCCCAGGGCACTAAGCATGAG gttGCCATGTTGAACCTCATCAGGGGCCTGGATGTAGATCGCACCAACATGGTCAGGTTCTATGAAGAGTTCCAGCACATGGAAAAGACCTGTTTGGTATTTGAGAGGCTGGACTTAAGTCTCTTTGACCTGATATTGCAGCGGGACTGCCAGCCCCTTCCTCTATATGAGATCCGCCCAGTTGCCAAACAG ctcttggTGGCCCTGGACGCCCTGAAGGTTCTTGGTGTCCTGCATGCGGACATCAAACCCGACAACATAATGTTCATCAATATGCAGGATCAGCCACTCAGGGTCAAGCTGATTGACTTTGGCTGCGCCTTGATAGCTTCCAAAGTCAAAGTGGGGATGTACATCCAGCCGTATGGGTACAG ACTGGATCTGTACCAGTTATTTATCTGTCAATTGGGATCTGGATCATCTGACCTGAAACCTGTTTTCAAATCAAAGTCAGAGGCCACGGAGATGGAGGACCACACAGAGTTTGTGTCTCTCTTAGGAGAGTTGCTGAATGTTGACCGGGATGAGAGGATCTCTCCTCATCAAGCTCTGCAGAAGCCCTTCATCATGAGCAACCTGAGAGAGGACGTCGACAGCGGAGAATG TCCGACCACCTCTCAAACTGAAATGAGGGTCTGCCCAACTAAGGACAGCCTCCACTGTCTAACCACAGACAGCGGCTACGACAAAGTCTCCGGGGATTCTGTCGAGAATCTTCACTGCACAGCGCCATCATGTCTTCCACTGCAGCCAATGACACCAGTGACCTCTCCTGCCTTACTGTCCAGAGACACCACCAGGTCATCACCTTCCATTGAGGAAGTCTCACCCTGGTGTATGGAAGAGGCTGTAGATGTCCCcgctgcagccacagcctccTCAGGCGGCTACAGAAAGCTGCTGAGAAGAATCTGGAAATTCTTCTCAAACCTCACAAGCTGCTGCCGCCCAAAAGTTGAGGACtga